A single genomic interval of Asinibacterium sp. OR53 harbors:
- a CDS encoding radical SAM protein — MLSQSPYLLYSDGNGNIYEDTTLYAVGRAGWDAFPIPVEDWIELPDGGNLYELPGRRGIGIDVNTGEMRLCEKGWAVAAFIPPAHTGLFIAAYETLPDAPTLPLFCYTAAGWFDHKTYVPAVRIEQDIRQECAGYDNAKIQSGTEHLLQAYPHNRLVKHLMENCCMTYHCPAARNFSMARWECPVPTSPACNANCIGCISFQPEEETIVSTQDRLTFKPTAAEIVEFTVPHLIEAPFPIVSFGQGCEGEPLLMWETIRESILEIRKHTNRGSININTNGSKPDAVKALCEAGLNSIRVSTNSARKHIYEPYYRPNNYRFEDIIESLKVVSSYGGWTSINYFVFPGMTDSVEEYEALRKLIIDTDLSMIQWRNFNIDPDWYMGKIGAHETGEMLGVKQLMSLIREEFPQLKFGYFNPPMERIKGDYNREFAGSERYI, encoded by the coding sequence ATGTTATCACAATCACCATACCTCCTCTACTCCGACGGCAACGGTAATATCTATGAAGACACCACCCTGTACGCAGTGGGCCGTGCCGGATGGGATGCATTTCCCATTCCCGTGGAAGACTGGATAGAATTGCCCGACGGTGGCAACCTCTATGAGTTACCAGGGCGAAGAGGTATTGGCATTGATGTGAATACGGGAGAAATGCGTTTGTGTGAGAAGGGATGGGCTGTGGCAGCATTCATTCCACCGGCACATACCGGTTTGTTTATTGCCGCTTATGAAACATTACCTGATGCGCCTACCCTTCCACTGTTTTGTTATACAGCCGCCGGATGGTTCGATCATAAAACTTATGTACCTGCCGTACGCATCGAACAGGATATCCGGCAGGAGTGCGCCGGTTACGACAATGCAAAAATACAATCGGGTACTGAGCATTTGTTGCAGGCTTACCCACACAACAGGCTGGTGAAACATTTGATGGAGAATTGTTGCATGACCTATCATTGTCCCGCTGCCAGGAATTTTTCCATGGCCCGCTGGGAATGCCCGGTTCCTACTTCTCCGGCCTGCAATGCCAACTGCATCGGTTGTATCTCTTTCCAGCCCGAAGAAGAAACCATTGTTTCCACGCAAGACCGTCTCACCTTCAAACCTACCGCAGCGGAAATTGTAGAATTCACCGTACCGCATTTGATAGAAGCGCCTTTTCCTATCGTTAGCTTCGGACAGGGTTGCGAAGGCGAGCCGTTGCTCATGTGGGAAACCATCCGCGAGTCGATCCTGGAAATACGCAAACATACCAACCGCGGCAGCATCAATATCAATACCAACGGTTCTAAACCGGACGCCGTAAAAGCCTTATGTGAAGCAGGTTTGAACAGTATCCGCGTGAGCACCAATTCGGCGCGCAAACATATTTATGAGCCTTATTACCGGCCGAATAATTACCGTTTCGAAGACATCATTGAAAGCCTGAAAGTGGTGAGCAGTTATGGCGGATGGACCAGCATCAATTATTTCGTATTCCCTGGCATGACCGATAGTGTGGAAGAATATGAAGCTTTACGTAAACTCATCATCGATACCGATCTGTCAATGATCCAGTGGCGTAATTTCAACATCGACCCCGATTGGTACATGGGAAAGATCGGCGCGCATGAAACCGGTGAAATGCTGGGCGTAAAACAACTGATGAGCCTGATAAGAGAAGAATTCCCGCAATTAAAATTCGGTTATTTCAACCCGCCTATGGAACGCATTAAGGGCGATTATAACAGGGAGTTCGCCGGATCTGAGCGCTATATATAG
- a CDS encoding cytochrome c maturation protein CcmE: MKKTHIILLVLIAAAIVVLISYTGDLTTYETIASAKQKEGKFVNLIAKLDKQQPLEYDAVKNPNYLSFTAVDTLGNSIKVVYHNNKPTDMEKSDRLVLKGRVQGDHFECKDILLKCPSKYKDDPKATQNRLQAESK, from the coding sequence ATGAAGAAGACACATATTATTTTATTGGTATTGATAGCGGCGGCCATCGTAGTGCTCATCAGTTATACGGGCGACCTCACTACTTACGAGACCATCGCTTCGGCCAAACAGAAAGAAGGCAAATTTGTGAACCTCATAGCCAAGCTCGATAAACAGCAACCCCTCGAATACGATGCGGTAAAAAATCCCAATTACCTCAGTTTTACTGCTGTAGATACCCTGGGTAATTCCATTAAAGTAGTGTACCACAATAATAAGCCTACCGATATGGAAAAAAGCGACAGGCTAGTGTTGAAAGGAAGGGTACAGGGTGATCATTTTGAATGTAAAGACATTTTGCTGAAATGTCCTTCTAAGTATAAAGACGATCCCAAAGCCACACAGAACAGATTGCAGGCAGAAAGCAAATAA
- the ccsA gene encoding cytochrome c biogenesis protein CcsA, translating to MNNYIGEHLFPGQTGHFFAVLSLVASLVATIAYFKANRTVGITEKQSWIRLARLSFLIETVSVLALFVTLYYIISHHLFEYKYAYTHSDRSLQTEYLLSCFWEGQEGSFMLWSFWHCVLGWILIWRSKDWEAGVMTVISFAQFAIASMLIGIYFFGTKVGSNPFSLLRNEGFLDNAPVFQDVVNGGIRADYLQFIKDGTGLNTLLQNYWMVIHPPVLFLGFASTIVPFAYAMAGLMNRRHDWVKPTIAWACFSGAVLGTGIMMGAAWAYESLSFGGYWAWDPVENASLVPWLVLIAGLHTNLVYNHSGYSLRPTYFFYLFSFLLVLYSTFLTRSGILGDTSVHAFTDLGMNTQLLLFVLVFLLPAIGLFIARYKSIPAIAKEENTYSREFWMFIGALVLFLSGIVIIAKTSVPVFNKIFSTNIAPPEDPEFAYNQIQIFVAIVIGLLSAVAQYFKYKDTPKAFFRKKIWLPTAIALVISIAISTFGVIGYDKKGPGFLVAIHLAIFAAVYAVVANTSYIWLGMKGRLKAAGASVAHIGFGMVLVGILISSSKKTVLSWNTTGITPLRADESHTKNNPTGNPAENLTLFKGVATDMGKYMVTYALDTMNELDRKRYFEIDFKAKKGEEHFKLYPDVIRNNKGMEGFAANPASKHYWYKDIFVYITSFQENNKADTTSFHNQQLKVGDTLFYSNGLMILNKVEKEEPASIFLDMTIVSKDGRRYPARPGIAIDGQQMRAITDTVRSQSMVLKFNRVVDPAAGKLEIGVKESGAITDLLTLKVYEFPMINILWLGVMVMVVGFIMSIVQRQQKSLFRVK from the coding sequence ATGAACAATTATATAGGCGAACATTTATTTCCCGGGCAGACTGGACATTTTTTTGCAGTGCTTTCCCTGGTGGCTTCACTGGTAGCTACCATTGCTTATTTCAAAGCTAACCGCACGGTGGGTATTACAGAAAAGCAAAGCTGGATACGGCTGGCTCGCCTTTCTTTCCTCATAGAAACGGTGAGTGTGCTGGCGCTTTTTGTAACACTGTATTACATCATTTCACATCATCTTTTTGAATACAAATACGCGTATACACACAGCGACAGGAGCCTGCAGACAGAATACCTGCTGAGTTGTTTCTGGGAAGGACAGGAAGGAAGCTTCATGCTCTGGAGCTTCTGGCATTGCGTGTTGGGATGGATATTGATCTGGCGCTCGAAAGATTGGGAAGCCGGTGTGATGACGGTGATCAGTTTTGCGCAGTTCGCTATTGCCAGTATGCTGATAGGCATTTATTTTTTTGGAACCAAAGTAGGCAGTAATCCGTTCAGTTTATTACGCAACGAAGGGTTCCTGGATAATGCACCCGTTTTCCAGGATGTGGTGAACGGTGGTATCCGTGCCGATTACCTGCAATTTATAAAAGACGGAACAGGGTTGAACACGCTGTTGCAGAATTACTGGATGGTAATTCATCCGCCGGTATTGTTTCTCGGATTCGCTTCTACCATTGTGCCTTTTGCGTATGCTATGGCCGGATTGATGAACCGCCGGCACGACTGGGTAAAACCTACGATTGCCTGGGCTTGTTTTTCCGGCGCCGTGCTGGGTACCGGCATTATGATGGGTGCTGCATGGGCTTATGAGAGTTTGTCGTTCGGAGGTTATTGGGCATGGGATCCGGTAGAGAATGCTTCACTGGTGCCCTGGTTGGTATTGATCGCAGGTTTGCATACGAACCTGGTGTACAACCACAGCGGTTATTCGTTGCGGCCCACTTATTTCTTTTACCTGTTTTCTTTTTTGCTGGTATTGTATTCCACTTTCTTAACCCGCAGCGGTATCCTCGGCGATACTTCGGTGCACGCGTTTACCGACCTGGGTATGAATACGCAGTTGTTGCTGTTTGTACTGGTGTTCCTGTTGCCGGCTATAGGCCTTTTCATTGCGCGGTATAAAAGTATTCCTGCTATTGCCAAAGAAGAAAATACCTACAGCCGGGAGTTCTGGATGTTCATTGGGGCACTGGTATTGTTCCTGTCGGGCATCGTGATCATTGCCAAAACTTCTGTTCCCGTATTCAATAAAATATTCAGCACCAATATTGCGCCGCCGGAAGACCCTGAATTTGCTTACAACCAGATACAGATATTCGTGGCCATTGTAATCGGCTTGCTCAGTGCAGTTGCGCAATACTTCAAATACAAAGACACACCCAAAGCTTTTTTCAGAAAGAAAATATGGCTGCCTACTGCGATCGCCCTGGTCATCAGTATTGCCATCAGTACGTTTGGTGTGATCGGGTATGATAAAAAAGGACCCGGCTTCCTGGTTGCCATTCACCTGGCCATTTTTGCTGCAGTGTATGCTGTGGTGGCGAATACATCGTATATATGGTTGGGGATGAAAGGCCGGTTGAAAGCGGCCGGCGCTTCCGTGGCACATATTGGTTTTGGAATGGTGCTGGTAGGTATCCTCATATCATCCAGTAAAAAGACGGTGTTGAGCTGGAATACTACGGGTATTACACCACTGCGTGCAGACGAGTCTCACACTAAAAACAATCCAACAGGTAACCCTGCCGAAAATCTCACTTTGTTCAAAGGTGTAGCAACGGATATGGGTAAATACATGGTAACCTATGCATTGGATACGATGAACGAACTCGACCGCAAACGTTATTTCGAAATAGATTTTAAAGCCAAAAAAGGAGAGGAGCATTTCAAGCTTTATCCCGATGTGATCAGGAACAACAAGGGAATGGAAGGATTTGCTGCTAACCCAGCCTCCAAGCATTATTGGTATAAGGATATTTTCGTGTATATCACTTCTTTCCAGGAAAACAACAAGGCCGATACTACCAGCTTCCACAACCAGCAATTGAAAGTAGGTGATACGCTTTTCTATAGCAATGGGTTGATGATCCTGAACAAAGTGGAGAAAGAAGAACCGGCATCCATCTTCCTGGACATGACGATCGTTTCGAAAGACGGGCGCCGCTACCCGGCCCGGCCCGGTATTGCGATCGATGGCCAGCAAATGCGGGCCATTACCGATACCGTCCGCTCGCAGAGTATGGTATTGAAATTCAATCGCGTAGTAGACCCTGCGGCAGGTAAACTGGAGATAGGCGTTAAAGAAAGCGGCGCCATTACCGACCTCCTTACCCTCAAAGTATATGAATTTCCGATGATCAATATCCTCTGGCTGGGGGTAATGGTAATGGTGGTAGGGTTCATCATGTCTATCGTACAAAGACAGCAGAAAAGCCTTTTCAGGGTCAAATAA
- a CDS encoding CAP domain-containing protein, producing MPRKSIIQLPAFFIMVAALMSCSPAQPVAEATPPPVTYRVVKSKMNDDILYYVNQHRLAKGLSKLQSFDAATVQAYNHSKNMATGRTPFGHTGFEDRINAIAKAEGRMSASAENVAYGELTAREVVQGWLKSPGHKKNIEGNYALTGIGTYTDNRGIVYFTQIFLRR from the coding sequence ATGCCAAGGAAATCTATTATCCAACTCCCTGCTTTTTTTATAATGGTTGCCGCTTTGATGTCTTGCAGTCCTGCTCAACCGGTAGCCGAAGCTACTCCACCTCCTGTTACCTACCGGGTGGTGAAAAGTAAAATGAACGATGATATCCTGTATTATGTGAACCAGCACCGGCTGGCGAAAGGGTTGAGTAAATTGCAATCATTCGATGCGGCAACCGTACAAGCCTATAACCACAGCAAAAATATGGCTACGGGCAGAACACCATTCGGACATACAGGCTTTGAAGACCGGATAAATGCCATTGCAAAGGCAGAAGGCAGGATGAGTGCTTCTGCCGAGAATGTAGCTTATGGTGAACTCACAGCCAGGGAAGTGGTGCAAGGATGGCTGAAGAGTCCCGGACACAAGAAGAATATCGAAGGCAACTATGCACTTACGGGCATAGGCACTTATACCGATAACAGGGGTATTGTATATTTTACACAGATCTTCCTGCGACGATAA
- a CDS encoding folylpolyglutamate synthase/dihydrofolate synthase family protein, with translation MSYQETLDYLYNRLPMFSHIGAAAFKKDLTNTIRLCEALGNPQRRFKSIHVAGTNGKGSTSHMLAAILQTAGYKTGLYTSPHLKDFRERIKINGEMCCEAFVTQFTQRIRPLIEEIEPSFFEITVAMAFDYFASQQVDVAVIEVGLGGRLDSTNIITPELSIITNIGWDHMNMLGNTLAEIAGEKAGIIKPHIPVVIGESLPETKPVFEQKANASPISFAETTRYVTDWKYEQHQLVVEVADNRHQEHQVYHLDLPGIYQLKNLLTVLEAVTQLQQKGWRIDHQMVQQALRQVKKLTGLHGRWEVIHQHPLVVLDVGHNIDGIKQIREQLELSTYKQLHIVMGMVKDKEVDKVLALLPAYATYYFTKAQIPRALDEKTLQQIAAKYQLNGHSFEEVNAALQNAMEHASKDDMILVCGSVFLVGEVRL, from the coding sequence ATGAGCTATCAGGAAACCCTTGACTATTTATACAACCGGCTGCCTATGTTCAGTCACATAGGAGCTGCTGCATTTAAAAAAGACCTCACCAATACCATCCGTTTATGCGAAGCACTCGGCAATCCGCAGCGGCGTTTCAAAAGCATTCATGTTGCAGGTACCAATGGCAAAGGCTCCACCAGTCACATGCTGGCTGCCATACTGCAAACAGCAGGATATAAAACAGGATTGTATACCTCACCTCACCTGAAAGATTTCAGGGAGCGGATCAAAATAAATGGTGAAATGTGTTGTGAAGCGTTTGTGACGCAGTTTACGCAGCGCATCCGTCCGTTGATAGAAGAAATAGAACCTTCCTTTTTCGAGATCACTGTAGCCATGGCATTCGATTATTTTGCCAGTCAGCAGGTAGATGTAGCCGTTATTGAAGTAGGATTGGGAGGCCGGCTCGACAGCACCAACATCATCACACCTGAATTAAGTATCATCACCAATATCGGATGGGATCACATGAACATGCTGGGCAATACACTCGCGGAAATTGCCGGTGAAAAAGCAGGCATCATCAAACCGCATATCCCGGTGGTGATTGGTGAATCGTTGCCCGAGACCAAACCGGTTTTCGAACAAAAGGCCAACGCTTCTCCTATTTCTTTTGCAGAAACCACCCGTTATGTAACCGACTGGAAATACGAACAACACCAGTTGGTCGTTGAAGTAGCCGATAACAGGCACCAGGAACACCAGGTATATCATCTCGACCTACCCGGTATCTATCAGCTCAAAAACCTACTCACTGTACTGGAAGCCGTAACACAACTGCAGCAGAAAGGATGGCGCATAGATCACCAAATGGTGCAGCAGGCCCTTCGCCAGGTAAAAAAACTAACCGGTTTACACGGCCGTTGGGAAGTCATTCACCAGCATCCGCTGGTGGTGCTGGATGTAGGGCATAACATAGATGGCATCAAACAAATAAGAGAACAACTGGAGCTATCTACCTACAAGCAATTGCATATTGTAATGGGAATGGTGAAAGACAAAGAGGTGGACAAAGTGCTGGCTTTATTGCCTGCCTATGCAACTTATTATTTCACCAAAGCACAAATACCACGTGCGCTCGATGAAAAAACCTTGCAACAGATAGCTGCTAAATACCAGTTGAATGGGCATTCATTCGAAGAAGTAAACGCAGCGCTACAGAATGCCATGGAGCATGCTTCCAAAGATGATATGATATTAGTTTGCGGGAGTGTGTTCCTGGTGGGGGAAGTTCGTTTATAA
- the fbp gene encoding class 1 fructose-bisphosphatase — MFVFMMVNRNILTLDEFTIQQLRQFPKATGELSSLLRDIGLAAKRVNVEVNKAGLVDILGDAGSVNVQGEDVKKLDVYANNHFMGVLKHGISCAGIGSEELDDFVVFNDEVSNNSKYVVLFDPLDGSGNIDVNVSIGTIFSVYKRVSEKGKPCTKEDFLQPGNRQVAAGYVIYGSSTMLVYATRRGVNGFTLDPSIGEFSLSHPHIQCPEYGMFYSVNHGNFFRYDEKVRRYIDGCQRKTKDTGGPYTQRYIGSMVADVHRNLIKGGIFMYPGTVDKPKGKLRLLYEANPCAFIVEVAGGAATDGVQRILDIQPTELHQRTPLFIGSKGMMDELELYLQAKI; from the coding sequence ATGTTTGTTTTTATGATGGTAAACAGGAATATTCTTACACTGGATGAATTTACGATTCAACAATTGCGTCAGTTTCCCAAAGCCACGGGAGAACTGAGCAGTCTTTTGCGAGACATTGGATTGGCAGCTAAACGGGTGAATGTGGAAGTGAACAAAGCCGGCCTGGTAGATATATTGGGTGATGCCGGTTCTGTGAACGTACAGGGTGAAGATGTGAAGAAACTCGATGTATATGCCAATAACCATTTCATGGGCGTACTCAAGCATGGGATCAGTTGTGCAGGCATTGGCAGCGAGGAACTGGACGATTTTGTGGTGTTCAATGATGAAGTGAGCAACAACAGTAAATATGTGGTGCTCTTTGATCCGCTCGATGGCAGCGGTAATATAGATGTCAATGTATCTATCGGTACTATTTTCAGCGTGTACAAGCGGGTGAGTGAAAAAGGCAAACCCTGCACCAAAGAAGATTTCCTGCAGCCGGGCAACCGCCAGGTAGCAGCAGGCTATGTGATCTACGGGTCCAGCACCATGCTGGTATATGCCACGCGTCGCGGTGTGAACGGGTTTACCCTCGACCCGTCGATCGGTGAATTTTCGTTGAGCCATCCCCATATTCAATGTCCTGAATATGGTATGTTTTATTCTGTGAACCATGGTAATTTTTTCCGGTACGATGAAAAAGTAAGACGGTATATCGATGGCTGCCAGCGCAAAACGAAAGATACCGGCGGTCCTTATACCCAGCGTTATATAGGAAGTATGGTGGCCGATGTGCACCGTAACCTTATCAAAGGCGGTATCTTTATGTATCCCGGAACGGTTGACAAGCCCAAAGGGAAATTGCGTTTGCTGTATGAAGCCAATCCCTGTGCTTTCATTGTAGAAGTGGCGGGAGGGGCGGCAACGGATGGCGTGCAGCGGATACTGGACATTCAACCCACTGAATTGCACCAGCGAACGCCATTGTTTATTGGAAGCAAAGGGATGATGGATGAATTAGAATTGTATCTTCAGGCAAAAATATAG
- a CDS encoding YfiT family bacillithiol transferase translates to MSNDPRYPIGKYEPQAFSAAQKKAWLSDIQFLPEELEKAILNLDAKQLQTPYRDGGWTVQQLVHHVADSHLNAYTRFKLGLTETNPTIRPYEEKEWALLADVETIPVNVSITLLHALHRRWHAAVKDITDEQWQRTVVHPDHGRQMTLWFLLGMYAWHGKHHTAHITTLRENKGW, encoded by the coding sequence ATGAGCAACGACCCCCGTTATCCTATTGGTAAATATGAGCCGCAAGCTTTTTCAGCAGCGCAGAAAAAGGCCTGGTTATCTGATATTCAGTTCCTGCCGGAAGAATTGGAAAAAGCCATTCTCAATCTCGATGCAAAACAATTGCAAACACCTTATCGCGATGGAGGATGGACCGTACAACAATTGGTACATCATGTGGCCGACAGTCACCTGAATGCGTACACACGTTTCAAACTGGGACTCACCGAAACCAATCCCACCATCAGGCCTTATGAAGAAAAGGAGTGGGCCCTGCTGGCCGATGTAGAAACAATTCCTGTGAATGTTTCCATTACTTTATTGCACGCACTGCATCGCCGCTGGCATGCAGCGGTTAAAGATATCACCGATGAACAATGGCAGCGCACAGTAGTGCATCCGGATCACGGAAGACAAATGACATTGTGGTTCCTGCTGGGTATGTACGCCTGGCATGGCAAACACCATACGGCACACATCACCACACTTCGTGAAAACAAAGGTTGGTAA
- a CDS encoding NUDIX hydrolase, with amino-acid sequence MKWKTLSSKYVYHDRWFKARAASCELPDGRIIEPYYVVELPNWANVVVVTKDERMVFVQQYRYAADMITIELPGGVIDKNESPEAAVKREMIEETGYTSNEIEFLYQVSPNPAINNNTAYFYLARNAEPGGTQKFDPFEDIEVVSFSKEEVMQLLREGKFQHGVQVGAIYDALVKLRWL; translated from the coding sequence ATGAAGTGGAAGACCTTGTCTTCAAAATATGTTTACCACGACCGTTGGTTCAAAGCGCGTGCCGCCAGTTGTGAATTACCGGATGGTCGCATCATTGAACCTTATTATGTAGTGGAATTGCCCAACTGGGCCAATGTGGTGGTGGTAACCAAAGACGAACGGATGGTGTTTGTACAACAGTACCGCTATGCCGCAGATATGATTACCATCGAATTACCGGGCGGCGTGATAGATAAAAATGAATCGCCCGAAGCAGCCGTGAAAAGGGAGATGATAGAAGAGACAGGCTATACTTCTAATGAGATTGAATTCCTTTACCAGGTATCACCTAACCCAGCTATCAATAACAATACGGCTTATTTCTACCTTGCGAGGAATGCTGAGCCAGGCGGTACGCAAAAATTCGATCCATTCGAAGACATTGAAGTAGTAAGTTTCAGCAAAGAAGAAGTGATGCAGCTATTGCGTGAAGGCAAATTCCAGCATGGAGTGCAGGTGGGCGCTATTTATGATGCGCTGGTGAAATTGAGATGGTTATAA
- a CDS encoding ABC transporter ATP-binding protein, protein MQKNIIQVKNLHKKYGDFEAVKGISFDVMEGEIFGLLGPNGAGKSTTLEIIETLREKTSGEVWVDGLNLDTSPNQIKKLIGVQLQTSGYYPGLKLVELISLFAGLYNEKIDPYALLDTVNLRDKAGAKFKELSGGQKQRFSIATTLINKPRIIFLDEPTTGLDPQARRNLWDLISNIRKQGTTVIITTHYMDEAEVLCDRVAIIDSGKIIAMNTPDKLIDELVASGFERPKEVKKANLEDVFIHLTGHVLREQ, encoded by the coding sequence ATGCAAAAAAACATCATCCAGGTAAAGAACCTGCACAAAAAATACGGCGATTTTGAAGCAGTGAAAGGCATCAGTTTCGATGTGATGGAAGGAGAGATATTCGGCTTGCTGGGACCGAATGGTGCCGGTAAATCCACCACGCTGGAGATCATAGAAACCCTGCGGGAAAAGACCAGTGGAGAAGTATGGGTAGACGGACTGAACCTTGATACTTCACCCAACCAGATCAAGAAACTCATTGGCGTGCAGTTGCAGACTTCGGGATATTATCCCGGCCTCAAGCTGGTAGAACTGATCAGTTTGTTTGCCGGTTTGTACAACGAAAAGATCGACCCTTATGCTTTGCTCGACACGGTGAACCTGCGCGATAAAGCAGGCGCTAAATTCAAAGAGCTGAGTGGCGGACAGAAACAACGATTTTCTATTGCTACTACTCTCATCAATAAACCCAGGATCATTTTCCTCGATGAGCCTACTACCGGACTCGATCCGCAAGCGCGGCGTAACCTGTGGGACCTGATCAGCAATATCCGCAAACAGGGCACAACAGTGATCATTACTACGCATTATATGGATGAAGCAGAAGTGTTATGTGATAGAGTAGCCATTATTGACAGTGGAAAGATCATTGCTATGAACACACCCGATAAATTGATCGACGAACTGGTAGCCAGCGGATTTGAAAGACCCAAAGAAGTAAAAAAAGCCAACCTGGAAGATGTGTTCATCCATCTTACAGGGCATGTTTTACGCGAGCAATAA
- a CDS encoding agmatinase family protein, whose translation MTDLSQFDPNSVSNPNNNIFGLPFSEEESRLVIIPVPWEVTVSYGAGTSRAAEHVFKASMQVDLFDADVPDGWKQGFFMRETDKRMLLKSDYLRKEAELYIDYISKGEPLEKNKFMCKSLKDINAGGVALNQWVYEQARDLLNREKLVALLGGDHSISLGILKALAEKHSDFGILQIDAHCDLRKNYENFTYSHASVMYNALEELPQISKLVQVGIRDYCEEEWQYICNSQYRVVTYFDRAIKQRQYEGETWKQIVDDIVDKLPQHVYISFDVDGLDRKLCPNTGTPVHGGFEGEEVLYLFRKVRESGRTLIGFDLVEIGVGQSDWDSVVGAQMLWRLCNLMVK comes from the coding sequence ATGACCGACTTATCGCAATTCGACCCCAATTCGGTGAGTAATCCCAATAACAACATCTTTGGCCTTCCTTTTTCAGAAGAGGAATCGCGTCTGGTGATCATTCCTGTGCCCTGGGAAGTAACCGTTAGTTATGGTGCCGGCACCTCACGTGCGGCGGAGCATGTTTTCAAAGCGAGCATGCAGGTAGACCTCTTCGATGCCGATGTGCCCGATGGATGGAAACAGGGCTTTTTCATGCGGGAGACCGATAAACGTATGTTGCTCAAAAGCGATTACCTGCGCAAAGAGGCGGAACTCTACATCGATTATATTTCCAAAGGCGAACCGCTGGAGAAGAACAAGTTCATGTGCAAAAGCCTCAAAGATATCAATGCGGGTGGCGTTGCGCTGAATCAATGGGTGTACGAACAGGCGCGCGACCTGCTCAACCGCGAAAAGCTCGTGGCTTTGCTGGGGGGTGATCACAGCATTTCATTAGGAATATTAAAAGCGCTGGCCGAAAAGCACAGCGATTTTGGTATCCTGCAAATCGACGCGCATTGCGACCTGAGAAAGAATTATGAAAATTTTACCTACTCGCATGCTTCTGTGATGTACAATGCCCTGGAGGAATTGCCACAGATCAGCAAACTGGTGCAGGTGGGGATCCGCGATTACTGTGAAGAAGAATGGCAATACATCTGCAATAGCCAGTACAGGGTGGTTACTTATTTCGACAGGGCCATCAAACAAAGACAATACGAAGGCGAGACCTGGAAACAGATCGTAGACGATATCGTAGATAAATTACCCCAGCATGTTTACATCAGTTTCGATGTAGACGGACTTGACCGCAAGCTTTGTCCGAATACGGGCACCCCGGTACACGGCGGCTTTGAGGGAGAAGAAGTGTTGTATCTTTTCCGGAAAGTAAGAGAAAGTGGCCGTACCCTCATTGGTTTTGACCTGGTTGAGATTGGCGTGGGGCAAAGCGATTGGGACAGTGTAGTAGGCGCGCAAATGTTGTGGCGTCTTTGTAACCTGATGGTGAAATAG
- a CDS encoding TSUP family transporter, with translation MDIATIGLLCTIAFAAGFVDAIVGGGGLIQTPAALVLLPMYPVATVIGSLKIPAFSGTAVAARQYFKRVAMNGKRLLLMCLVAATSAFAGSQLLTVVSNRYMKPVIFIVLIIVAIYTYFKKDFGQHTHRNHSPKSVLLYSLLISLVIGFYDGFIGPGSGSFFILVFISILGFDFLQASAHAKMLNMATNFGSIILFLGKGSILWPIAIPMAVCNALGGFAGAKLALKKGNRFIRIFFMIIVTATLLRLGYNIFFKNA, from the coding sequence ATGGATATCGCTACGATTGGATTACTCTGCACAATCGCTTTTGCTGCCGGTTTTGTTGATGCCATTGTAGGCGGCGGCGGTCTGATCCAAACACCTGCTGCTCTTGTTTTACTACCGATGTACCCGGTGGCAACTGTGATCGGTTCATTGAAGATCCCTGCTTTCAGCGGAACCGCCGTAGCCGCAAGACAGTATTTCAAACGCGTTGCCATGAACGGGAAACGGCTGCTGCTCATGTGCCTTGTTGCCGCCACATCTGCATTTGCAGGATCTCAACTGCTCACCGTGGTGAGTAACCGTTATATGAAACCCGTTATTTTTATTGTGCTGATCATAGTAGCCATTTATACTTATTTCAAAAAAGATTTTGGTCAGCATACCCACCGCAACCATTCGCCGAAAAGCGTGCTGCTGTATAGCCTACTCATCAGCCTTGTGATTGGATTTTATGATGGTTTTATCGGTCCGGGTTCCGGCAGTTTTTTCATCCTCGTTTTCATTTCCATACTGGGTTTCGACTTCCTGCAGGCCAGCGCTCATGCCAAAATGCTGAACATGGCTACCAATTTTGGTTCCATCATACTTTTTCTGGGTAAAGGTTCCATACTCTGGCCCATTGCCATTCCTATGGCTGTATGTAATGCCCTCGGAGGCTTTGCCGGCGCTAAACTGGCGCTGAAAAAAGGAAACCGGTTCATCCGTATTTTTTTCATGATCATTGTAACAGCTACTTTGTTACGATTGGGCTATAACATATTTTTCAAAAATGCCTGA